Genomic window (Musa acuminata AAA Group cultivar baxijiao chromosome BXJ1-9, Cavendish_Baxijiao_AAA, whole genome shotgun sequence):
caaaaccataaataaaacatgctgccaagcaactgtacatgaagatgagagcgacgaacggttcattgaacggagttgttgcaatATCATAATTTCCTAGTTTTGACAATTTCTAATAGGGAACGTTTTGGCACCTCCGACGCAACAACTGGCAGACACCTCAGACCGAACATGACGCCTGAGAGCCGACGTAGCGCTTCGGCCCGACATGGCACCTCGGAGTAAATAGGACATACGGGCGTAGAGTAGACGATTCTTGCACCGCGCGAGGATGCACGGGCATTGCCGCACAGCACGGAACCATGCAGACCGACCCGTGCTGCATGGATTGTACGAGTCAACCGCCCGAGACATTGGCGGCCATTAATGAATCACGTATGATCGGTCCGACAATAGGTATAAAAGCCGACCCCCGGCCGATGCTAGGGAAGCTCAAACACTAAACAACACCCTAAAACTCCACGTTACACTGACTTCGACTTCAGAGAGGCCAAGCCGGAACCCCTAACTTCGGCCTGTGTACAGGATTCCGGCGCAGGAAGGCCCAACATGGAAAAGCTGACTCCCAGCCCTAACTTGGGTCGACCCAGCAGACAGCGCCCCAACCAAACCTGGCACCGAACCCCCTCGACTCTAGAATCCGCCGAGGACGACCACGGTACAACAATTTCCATCCCGTATGTACTTGCATGGCATACGTTTTGTTCTCTCCAAGACCTCAATAAACAAAGGAAGTGTTCATCTTATGTTGATAAAGAAATTGTTTGTAGTGCTAACTTGCTTACCAGGCCCAACATACAAAAGTTCCTGCAGCATTGAAGGGGGCCTCCGGAGGAGAATGAAGGATTGCTGAAAGCGATCAAATTCTTGCTGCTGCAGAAGGAGACTTTGTCAGTCACAAACACGAGATGAAGATTCTTCTACTGAACACGGTTACTTGCAGTGGCTTCCGCGTCAAGAGGGAGGAGCGCAGCAGATGACTTATTAactggagaagaagagaagcgccGTTGCCTGACGTCAGAGATCACAACGAAGGACAAAAACTTGAAAGGGCTCGGAGGGGTGAAAATTCTGCCGATGAGGTTTCCAGAGGACAAGCGTAAGGATCATTAGGGAAAGGGCTAGGTTTAGGGCTCGACGTTGGCGGGAAAGGAAGAAAACGCCAATAGAGGGAGGGGCAAGATGAATGCTGGCTGGGCTAATGACGAGGGAGATTCCGAAAGGCTCGTCGGAGGAGACCGAGAGGGGAGAGGGAAATTAGGGTCCTCGGGATCGAGGAACATTAGAGTTTCATTATCGTAGTCGGACAAAGGCGAAGGGGCCGAGGAAGGAGATGTAAGAGGAGCACTGAGAAGGTTGTTCGACAGGACCTGGTTTCGTCTTGTGGTTCGAATTCGGGTGCTGATAATCAGATTATCGGGTCCGACCCAATAATATCCGAACAGAATACTGCACAGTGTACAGCAAAGATGGAACCAAGTAATGGGTCTGAAAGCCTGAACCCCTGTTCCATTTCGAACGTAGATCCGTTAAGGAGGACGGACTAATTGATTGACCACCACGTTCGGAAATGGGTTTTAACCCGACACTAAAGTTAGCCTCGGCTTAGTATTAGGCTAAACAGCTTTTACGGTGTTGGGTTCCTGTATCATTGAAATGGCATATCGAAGGTAACAATTTTATGTTTATTGTTAAGCTCCGAGAAATTAGGTTTGGGAGGCATTAGAACTCATTgaagtaatataatttttatttttttaaaacaaaataataataaaaaaagaatccATAACGATTATCTGACAGTTTTGATTTGCCGATAAATAATCCACAAAAGTAGTCCACCAGCTTAACGTGGCCTATTAAGGCTCGTAGCTGTCAGCTTCCATTAATTACACGTGAGAAGAAGTGGAAGCCCTTCGTGTGTGCATTATAAGTGGCACGCAAAAACGGAAAGTACATAATGATTTAACATGTTTGACATTGTCAATTTCTGGATCTCAACCAAATACAAACTAATCGCGTTACAATCGAGAGGAATTGTTTTACTCATGACAAGTGTACGGGATCCAATCATGAGGCAGGTATTGTATTGGGTGCCGTTTAATTAGTACCGTCAAGTGGTGACCCTTCTCTACAATGATCCATGGCTTTACCCCATAAATAACTCCTGCAATCGTACCCAACTCCCCAAAATATAACAAAAGCAAAGGTACGTCCGAGACGATACGAGCCAAGTGAGGGAGGGTGGGTGGTCCCCTTACGTTAATTCCCATTCCCAATTCCTTCTAATTTGTGCAAGTTGTCTGTTTATATAAACCCGCGAGAAGGAAACGGAAAGCTCATCTGAACGTTCGTTTTTAGGGGAAGCCCTCGAAATTGCTTTCgtctccctttctttctttctttggatcGAGAACGAAAGAAACCTTTGTGGTTGATGATGATCGCCGCAGAGAAGGAAGGAATCGCCGAAGACGCCGGAGACCCGGCAGCGGCAGATCCCCGGGCCGCCTTGCCTTCTCCTCCGCTGCTCTCCCAAAACCGACGTCTCCATAATTTCTCGTTCCCGACTCTCAGCTGGCGTGGCCAGCGCTTCCTCCGCTGCTCCAAACTTTCCGACGTCGCCACAACCGAGCCCGCTAGATCGGCCGATCAGGACCACCGGACCTCCCAGATGAAATCTTCCCCGCAGAGGCCGTTGCCGGTCGCCCGGGATCCGAAGGAGGAGGCGAGAAGAGGGAGGGAAGGAAAGGAGGCGGACAAGGCATCCTCTTGTGCGGCTACCGTGGCAGAGGCCACAAGACCCTGGAACTTGAGGACGAGAAGGGCCGCTTGTAATTTCCCAGCTGACCGGTATGGTAATCATGGTTCTATTTATGAGGCTACAGCGATGGAGACGATTGATCCTCCGATGAAGACGGTGAGGCTGCAATCGGATGAGTCGAAGAAGGGTGGGATGGAGAAGTTCTCGATCTCTCTGTCTCGTTCGGAGATTGAGGAGGACTTTTTCGCTATCAAAGGGACGAAGCCCTCTCGGCGACCAAAGAAAAGGGCTAAGATTGTTCAGCGAGAACTAGACGTAAGAGATTCTACTtggagaaatatttttttttttcatttgatctTTAATCGACTTCTTCCTTTTGGTAATCATTCGATCATTTCTTTGTGCTTTCTGTCCTATTAATTAATTTCTGATTCCCCATCGCCCATGGATTCATCTGCAGTCACTTTTCCCTGGTTTGTCGTTGTCAGAAATAACCCCCGACTCGTACGAAGTTGTTGAATAAGGTCGTGCAAAATCCTTTCTGGTAGTAGTACATCCACAAAGACAATGTCTTTTTCaattatatttgaattttcaAGCTAGAAGCTACAATTGCTTTCCTGCAGAGCTTGAAGAACCTGATGAAGAGAGGCGCCTTTCCGGGAAAAC
Coding sequences:
- the LOC135594455 gene encoding uncharacterized protein LOC135594455, giving the protein MMIAAEKEGIAEDAGDPAAADPRAALPSPPLLSQNRRLHNFSFPTLSWRGQRFLRCSKLSDVATTEPARSADQDHRTSQMKSSPQRPLPVARDPKEEARRGREGKEADKASSCAATVAEATRPWNLRTRRAACNFPADRYGNHGSIYEATAMETIDPPMKTVRLQSDESKKGGMEKFSISLSRSEIEEDFFAIKGTKPSRRPKKRAKIVQRELDSLFPGLSLSEITPDSYEVVE